The proteins below are encoded in one region of Sminthopsis crassicaudata isolate SCR6 chromosome 1, ASM4859323v1, whole genome shotgun sequence:
- the VCP gene encoding transitional endoplasmic reticulum ATPase, producing the protein MASGADSKADDLSTAILKQKNRPNRLIVDEAINEDNSVVSLSQAKMDELQLFRGDTVLLKGKKRREAVCIVLSDDTCSDEKIRMNRVVRNNLRVRLGDVISIQPCPDVKYGKRIHVLPIDDTVEGITGNLFEVYLKPYFLEAYRPIRKGDIFLVRGGMRAVEFKVVETDPSPYCIVAPDTVIHCEGEPIKREDEEESLNEVGYDDIGGCRKQLAQIKEMVELPLRHPALFKAIGVKPPRGILLYGPPGTGKTLIARAVANETGAFFFLINGPEIMSKLAGESESNLRKAFEEAEKNAPAIIFIDELDAIAPKREKTHGEVERRIVSQLLTLMDGLKQRAHVIVMAATNRPNSIDPALRRFGRFDREVDIGIPDATGRLEILQIHTKNMKLADDVDLEQVANETHGHVGADLAALCSEAALQAIRKKMDLIDLEDETIDAEVMNSLAVTMDDFRWALSQSNPSALRETVVEVPQVTWEDIGGLEDVKRELQELVQYPVEHPDKFLKFGMTPSKGVLFYGPPGCGKTLLAKAIANECQANFISIKGPELLTMWFGESEANVREIFDKARQAAPCVLFFDELDSIAKARGGNIGDGGGAADRVINQILTEMDGMSTKKNVFIIGATNRPDIIDPAILRPGRLDQLIYIPLPDEKSRVAILKANLRKSPVAKDVDLEFLAKMTNGFSGADLTEICQRACKLAIRESIESEIRRERERQTNPSAMEVEEDDPVPEIRRDHFEEAMRFARRSVSDNDIRKYEMFAQTLQQSRGFGSFRFPSGNQGGAGPSQGSGGGTGGNVYTEDNDDDLYG; encoded by the exons ATGGCCTCGGGAGCCGA TTCAAAAGCAGACGACTTATCAACAGCCATTCTCAAGCAGAAGAACCGCCCCAATCGGTTAATTGTTGATGAAGCTATCAATGAAGACAATAGTGTGGTGTCCCTGTCTCAG GCCAAGATGGATGAATTGCAGCTCTTCCGAGGTGACACAGTGTTGCTTAAAGGCAAGAAGAGACGGGAAGCAGTGTGCATCGTGCTTTCTGATGACACGTGCTCAGATGAAAAGATTCGTATGAACAGGGTTGTCCGCAATAACCTGCGAGTGCGCCTGGGGGACGTTATCAG CATCCAGCCGTGCCCAGATGTGAAGTACGGCAAACGTATCCATGTGCTGCCCATCGATGACACGGTGGAAGGCATCACCGGCAATCTCTTTGAGGTGTACCTCAAGCCGTACTTCCTGGAAGCTTATCGACCCATCCGAAAAG GTGATATCTTTCTCGTCCGTGGTGGCATGCGTGCTGTAGAATTCAAAGTGGTGGAGACAGATCCCAGCCCCTACTGCATTGTTGCTCCAGATACAGTGATCCATTGTGAAGGGGAACCCATTAAACGAGAG GATGAAGAGGAATCCCTCAATGAAGTGGGGTATGATGACATTGGTGGTTGCCGAAAACAGTTGGCTCAGATAAAGGAAATGGTGGAGCTGCCGCTGAGACATCCAGCCCTCTTCAAAGCCATTGGTGTAAAG CCTCCTCGGGGCATCCTGCTCTATGGGCCTCCTGGAACAGGGAAGACTCTGATTGCTCGAGCTGTGGCAAATGAAACTGGagcatttttctttctgatcAATG GTCCTGAGATTATGAGCAAGTTGGCTGGTGAGTCAGAGAGCAACCTGCGGAAGGCTTTTGAAGAGGCAGAGAAGAATGCTCCTGCCATCATTTTCATTGATGAGCTGGATGCCATTGCTCCCAAGAGAGAGAAG ACCCATGGAGAAGTAGAACGTCGAATCGTGTCACAATTATTGACTCTCATGGATGGTTTGAAACAGAGGGCACATGTGATCGTTATGGCAGCAACCAACAGACCCAACAGCATTGACCCAGCTCTTAGACGGTTTG GTCGATTTGACAGGGAGGTAGATATTGGAATTCCTGATGCCACAGGACGCTTGGAGATTCTGCAGATCCATACCAAGAACATGAAGTTGGCAGATGATGTTGACCTAGAACAG GTGGCCAATGAGACCCATGGACATGTAGGTGCTGATCTGGCAGCCCTCTGTTCAGAAGCAGCACTACAAGCCATTCGAAAGAAGATGGACCTCATTGACCTGGAAGATGAGACCATTGATGCTGAAGTCATGAACTCCTTGGCTGTCACCATGGATGACTTCCGG TGGGCTCTGAGCCAAAGCAATCCATCAGCACTTCGGGAGACTGTTGTAGAGGTGCCACAGGTGACCTGGGAGGACATTGGTGGTCTGGAGGATGTCAAGCGGGAGCTCCAAGAGCTTGTTCAG TATCCTGTGGAGCATCCAGACAAGTTCCTTAAGTTTGGTATGACACCATCCAAGGGAGTCCTCTTCTACGGGCCCCCTGGCTGTGGAAAAACCCTCTTGGCCAAAGCTATCGCCAATGAATGCCAGGCAAACTTCATCTCCATCAAGGGCCCTGAACTTCTCACCATGTGGTTTGGCGAATCTGAGGCCAATGTCCGTGAGATTTTTGATAAG GCCCGCCAAGCTGCCCCCTGTGTTCTGTTCTTTGATGAACTGGATTCAATCGCCAAGGCTCGTGGCGGCAACATTGGAGATGGAGGAGGTGCTGCTGACAGAGTCATCAACCAGATTCTGACAGAAATGGATGGTATGTCCACAAAGAAAAACGTGTTCATCATTGGTGCCACAAACCGGCCTGATATTATTGATCCTGCAATTCTTCGGCCTGGCCGCTTGGACCAGCTCATCTATATACCCCTGCCTGATGAAAAGTCCCGTGTTGCAATTCTTAAGGCCAACCTGAGAAAGTCACCTGTTGCCAAG GATGTAGACTTAGAGTTCCTGGCCAAGATGACTAATGGCTTCTCTGGGGCTGACCTGACAGAAATCTGTCAGCGTGCTTGCAAACTGGCTATCCGTGAGTCCATTGAGAGTGAAATTCGACGAGAACGAGAAAGGCAGACCAACCCCTCTGCCATG GAAGTAGAAGAGGATGATCCAGTCCCTGAGATCCGCCGGGACCACTTTGAGGAGGCCATGCGCTTTGCCCGCCGCTCTGTCAGTGACAATGATATCCGGAAATATGAGATGTTTGCCCAGACCCTTCAGCAGAGCAGGGGCTTTGGCAGCTTCAG ATTCCCCTCAGGGAACCAAGGCGGGGCTGGCCCCAGCCAGGGCAGTGGAGGAGGCACAGGCGGCAACGTGTACACGGAAGACAATGACGATGACCTGTATGGCTAA